In Candidatus Micrarchaeia archaeon, one genomic interval encodes:
- a CDS encoding MBL fold metallo-hydrolase has protein sequence MKKIIVLIFLIGILLFGCISNGEEKPHAEIPDKNQTTKPNETIYQPPKPVYEDVLNGTIRFNEDIEADLEVYFIDVGMGDATLLKKGDFEILIDAGGEKDIINFLNEKNITNLEIAITTKYTKDNSAQMKKILENFKVQQYWDNGIKEENIYYNEIYTILENKNIPIKNPEFGENVNLNGISITILNPQKIRYPNVNPTLNSITLYITDRNFSLYFSDVETGVQNTILANYPNIKSTFMKAPNHGTSTASVGGDQTVQLFSLIDKVKPEYAVVFVGPTEEEIPNNAVLEAFRLRKAKMLRTDLNGTISVITDGYEYNITTSIEQKKK, from the coding sequence ATGAAAAAAATAATTGTATTAATATTTTTAATTGGAATATTACTTTTTGGATGTATATCTAATGGGGAAGAAAAACCACACGCAGAGATACCAGATAAAAATCAAACAACAAAACCAAATGAAACAATTTATCAACCCCCAAAACCTGTTTATGAAGATGTTTTAAATGGTACTATTAGATTCAATGAAGATATTGAAGCTGATTTAGAAGTTTATTTCATAGATGTAGGAATGGGGGATGCAACTTTACTTAAAAAAGGAGATTTTGAAATTTTAATTGATGCAGGTGGAGAAAAAGATATTATTAATTTTTTAAATGAAAAAAATATAACTAACTTAGAAATAGCTATTACTACAAAATATACAAAAGATAATTCAGCGCAAATGAAAAAAATATTAGAAAATTTTAAAGTTCAACAATATTGGGATAATGGAATAAAAGAAGAAAATATTTATTATAATGAGATTTATACTATCTTAGAAAATAAGAATATTCCAATAAAAAACCCAGAATTTGGAGAAAATGTTAATTTAAATGGAATATCAATTACTATTCTAAATCCTCAAAAAATTAGGTATCCTAATGTTAATCCAACTTTAAATTCAATTACCTTGTATATAACAGATAGAAATTTTTCATTGTATTTCAGTGATGTTGAAACAGGAGTACAAAATACTATTTTAGCAAATTATCCAAATATCAAATCTACTTTTATGAAAGCCCCAAATCATGGAACAAGCACTGCCTCAGTAGGTGGAGATCAAACAGTACAATTATTTTCATTAATAGATAAAGTTAAACCAGAATACGCAGTTGTTTTTGTTGGGCCAACAGAGGAAGAAATACCAAATAATGCAGTTTTAGAAGCATTTAGATTAAGAAAGGCTAAAATGCTTAGAACAGATTTAAATGGAACAATATCTGTAATAACAGATGGATATGAATACAATATAACAACATCTATAGAACAAAAAAAGAAATAA